Proteins from a single region of Oncorhynchus nerka isolate Pitt River linkage group LG18, Oner_Uvic_2.0, whole genome shotgun sequence:
- the pomk gene encoding protein O-mannose kinase, with the protein MGRSNSTTSRGVPVVLVCLGALLLGNVVIYLYLDSLQQSGDGDPHLTPHGACPPRHFRMANMRNCSPWLECPQVRTEVRKLKMIGQGAVKQVFLSEWKGHKVALSKLSSPEYQEDFLHGLSMLQALQGPHVVVLVGLCPEDHTLVTEYHPLGSLLNLDAVLAQERHRVRDTWQTRLRLALDYVSILHYLHTSPAGTRVMCDSNDLVKTLSQFLLTSDFHLVVNDLDALPEVGAPAGSLVRCGHRELTGEFVAPEQLWPHSDGQPFVDEFMPGYDEKTDIWKIPDVTRFLMGRVAGGDVVHFHLFQINGECKRRDPHLRPSAMDVLSVYRSVYATMMRDSPGPGGSRDML; encoded by the exons ATGGGCAGAAGCAACAGCACTACCTCACGCGGTGTTCCAGTGGTGCTGGTGTGCCTTGGTGCTCTGCTATTGGGCAATGTGGTGATCTACTTGTACCTGGACTCGCTGCAGCAGAGTGGCGACGGCGACCCCCACCTGACTCCTCATGGGGCATGTCCGCCCCGTCACTTTAGGATGGCCAACATGAGGAACTGTTCGCCCTGGCTGGAGTGTCCACAAGTCCGCACAGAGGTGCGCAAGTTGAAGATGATCGGCCAGGGAGCTGTTAAGCAG GTTTTCCTGTCCGAGTGGAAGGGTCACAAAGTAGCCCTGTCCAAGCTCTCCTCTCCGGAGTACCAGGAGGACTTCCTCCATGGGCTCTCCATGCTCCAGGCCCTCCAAGGGCCCCATGTGGTGGTGCTGGTAGGCCTGTGCCCAGAGGACCACACCCTGGTCACCGAGTACCATCCGCTGGGCTCTCTGCTCAACCTGGATGCCGTGCTGGCCCAGGAGAGGCACCGCGTACGGGACACCTGGCAGACCCGTCTGCGGCTGGCACTGGACTACGTCTCCATTCTCCATTACCTCCACACCAGCCCCGCCGGGACCAGAGTCATGTGTGACTCCAATGACCTGGTGAAAACCCTGTCACAGTTCCTGCTGACCAGCGACTTCCACCTGGTGGTCAATGACCTGGATGCCCTGCCAGAGGTCGGGGCCCCTGCAGGCTCGCTAGTGAGATGCGGCCACCGGGAGCTCACAGGGGAATTTGTGGCCCCAGAGCAGCTGTGGCCCCACAGTGACGGCCAGCCATTTGTCGATGAGTTTATGCCGGGGTATGACGAAAAAACGGACATTTGGAAGATTCCAGATGTTACACGTTTCCTGATGGGGAGGGTAGCGGGAGGTGACGTGGTCCACTTCCACCTCTTTCAGATCAACGGGGAGTGTAAGAGAAGAGACCCTCATCTTCGCCCCTCTGCAATGGATGTCCTGAGCGTGTACAGATCAGTCTATGCAACCATGATGAGAGACAGTCCCGGTCCTGGTGGCTCCAGAGACATGCTTTAA